Proteins from one Triticum aestivum cultivar Chinese Spring chromosome 7A, IWGSC CS RefSeq v2.1, whole genome shotgun sequence genomic window:
- the LOC123151518 gene encoding salutaridine reductase-like → MEGAISSRPNKRIAVVTGGNKGIGFEVCRQLARDGGVTVVLTARDETRGAGAAEKLRPLGVTDVVFHQLDITDASSIATLVDFLEARFGKLDILVNNAGVGGVEYPQELDANDEKFAGLDSNQRLEWMVKNVREPIDAARKAVETNYYGTKHVIQALLPLLLQSSSQGRIVNVSSEYGLLRLIRNEEVRRDLNDIHNLTEERLDEVLDKFLQDFEADALEAHGWPTGFSAYKVAMAATNAYTRILARRHPTLRVNCAHPGYVKTDMSMGSGVLTPEEGARGVVKVALLLDGGPTGKYFTKGEEASFV, encoded by the exons ATGGAAGGAGCCATCTCCAGCCGGCCAAACAAGAG GATCGCCGTCGTCACCGGCGGGAACAAGGGGATCGGCTTCGAGGTGTGCCGACAACTAGCCAGGGATGGAGGAGTCACGGTCGTTCTGACAGCTCGGGACGAGACGAGGGGCGCGGGGGCGGCCGAGAAGCTCAGACCGCTGGGGGTCACCGACGTCGTCTTCCATCAGCTGGACATCACAGACGCTTCGAGCATTGCTACGTTAGTCGATTTCCTCGAGGCCCGTTTCGGGAAGCTGGACATCCTG GTCAATAATGCCGGCGTTGGTGGGGTTGAGTACCCCCAAGAACTCGATGCCAACGACGAGAAG TTCGCCGGCCTCGACTCCAACCAGAGACTTGAATGGATGGTGAAGAATGTCCGGGAGCCCATCGACGCCGCAAGGAAAGCCGTGGAGACAAACTACTATGGCACCAAGCATGTAATCCAGGCCCTGCTGCCTCTGCTGCTGCAATCTTCCTCCCAGGGAAGGATAGTGAATGTCTCCTCCGAATATGGACTGCTAAGG CTTATTAGGAACGAGGAGGTGAGGCGGGACCTCAACGATATCCACAACCTGACAGAGGAGAGGCTAGACGAGGTGCTGGACAAGTTCTTGCAAGACTTCGAGGCCGATGCGCTCGAGGCGCACGGGTGGCCCACGGGGTTCTCGGCATACAAGGTGGCCATGGCCGCCACCAACGCCTACACGAGGATCTTGGCCAGGAGGCACCCCACGCTGCGCGTCAACTGCGCGCATCCGGGCTATGTCAAGACAGACATGAGCATGGGCTCAGGTGTCCTGACGCCCGAGGAGGGAGCACGCGGCGTGGTGAAGGTGGCGCTGCTGCTGGACGGTGGCCCAACCGGCAAGTACTTCACCAAAGGCGAGGAGGCGTCGTTCGTGTGA